In a single window of the Metopolophium dirhodum isolate CAU chromosome 2, ASM1992520v1, whole genome shotgun sequence genome:
- the LOC132939293 gene encoding uncharacterized protein LOC132939293 isoform X1 produces MTDADASCGHVIIYAHTIGERVHSSLSSTRIADIMMNVARAVYRAIALLTTSAAVGRLLPATDLSPAAYNQNTPTVIEVCRMTAVDLAQQPFAMSVVALGATPAGFLRTVHDLIGMAVLMHTPATDHGPDVTRANSGSRAVLVIVDDDSDDDIESVDAVLGLFVNGTVAVALDQLSHYVIWLTRPGAVNHPTVGALFRAAWRRRSAGNVVVIGSEATYTYNPFRDAVTEWPVDTAGLRAVARQRMTDLNGHPVRICMFPTRLKAVKQPDGSYKGMDGIVAATLAKHMNFTPIYSEPSDGGKYGWAEANSESVGSESNSAVTADNGTDSNYTYTGLLGDLVHNKVDMAFNGVFLDAYESNNTIQYTTPVMFDELCFVVPKAQQMSQWRAIFTAFDVRLWYCLAGSFIVALGAWTLIRRTTNKPYTLTLLSINLFRVFLMVPLNRVPSNVSERLMVVSTVLFGFIMATSLQAVMVKYLSYPKYERDVATVQELYDTGMPVLSASNNLILLFESDERPLYTKMSDRFSIVNNKSLDILGEVASKRTSAAIGRKNDLVEKIASSYVENNEVLLHIVDECPRSFHIVYLVRRDVPFIHVVDRIITTFVESGIVNSWFMHAKPFRPISDYHHRKDPHKVFTFKNVVIAFLCLMIGLIASGIAFVAELVYFHKFASPENSAADTRGPFPRNIMLFYSGPRPPNGFEHEAMPRRQ; encoded by the exons aTGACGGACGCCGACGCGTCCTGTGGACACGTCATTATTTATGCGCATACGATCGGTGAACGCGTTCACTCGTCGTTGTCGTCCACGCGCATTGCGGACATCATGATGAACGTCGCCCGCGCCGTCTATAGAGCCATCGCCCTGCTAACCACGTCCGCGGCCGTCGGCCGTCTACTTCCGGCCACCGACCTCTCGCCGGCGGCGTACAATCAAAACACGCCGACAGTGATCGAAGTGTGCCGGATGACCGCCGTCGACTTGGCCCAGCAGCCGTTCGCGATGTCCGTGGTCGCGTTGGGTGCGACGCCCGCCGGGTTCCTGAGAACGGTACACGACCTGATTGGCATGGCCGTATTGATGCACACGCCAGCGACGGATCACGGCCCGGACGTGACACGCGCCAATAGTGGTAGCCGGGCGGTGTTGGTGATCGTCGACGACGACAGCGACGACGACATCGAATCAGTGGACGCCGTGCTCGGTCTGTTCGTCAACGGCACGGTAGCAGTCGCGTTGGACCAACTGTCGCACTACGTAATTTGGCTGACCCGGCCGGGCGCGGTCAACCACCCGACGGTCGGGGCACTGTTCCGGGCCGCCTGGCGACGGCGATCCGCTGGCAATGTAGTGGTCATAGGGTCCGAGGCCACGTACACGTACAACCCGTTCCGGGACGCGGTCACTGAGTGGCCGGTGGACACGGCTGGGCTGCGCGCGGTCGCCCGGCAGAGGATGACCGACCTGAACGGTCATCCGGTTCGCATATGCATGTTCCCCACCCGGCTCAAAGCGGTCAAGCAGCCGGATGGCTCGTACAAGGGAATGGATGGAATCGTTGCGGCCACGCTGGCCAAGCACATGAACTTCACGCCCATCTACAGCGAGCCCAGCGACGGCGGCAAGTACGGCTGGGCCGAAGCCAACTCCGAGTCCGTCGGCTCCGAATCCAATTCCGCGGTCACCGCCGATAACGGTACAGACTCAAATTACACGTACACAGGCCTGTTGGGCGATCTGGTGCACAACAAAGTAGACATGGCGTTCAACGGAGTCTTTCTCGAT GCATACGAATCCAACAACACGATCCAATACACGACACCGGTGATGTTCGATGAGCTGTGTTTCGTCGTGCCCAAGGCGCAACAAATGAGTCAATGGCGTGCTATATTTACGGCGTTCGACGTGCGACTTTGGTACTGTCTGGCCGGCTCGTTTATCGTGGCTCTGGGTGCATGGACCCTAATACGGCGCACAACAAACAAACCGTACACTCTCACCCTTCTGTCCATAAACTTGTTCAGAGTTTTCTTGATGGTACCCCTGAATCGAGTGCCGAGCAACGTATCCGAACGGTTAATGGTCGTTTCCACCGTCCTGTTCGGGTTCATCATGGCCACCAGTCTGCAAGCGGTCATGGTCAAGTACCTGAGCTATCCGAAATACGAACGGGACGTGGCCACCGTGCAAGAACTCTACGACACCGGCATGCCGGTGCTTTCGGCTTCCAATAATCTGATATTGCTATTCGAGTCCGACGAAAGACCGCTGTACACGAAGATGTCAGATCGATTTTCAATTGTCAACAACAAGTCCTTAGACATACTCGGTGAAGTGGCGAGTAAACGG ACTTCGGCCGCGATCGGGAGGAAAAACGATCTGGTGGAAAAAATCGCCAGCTCGTACGTGGAAAACAACGAAGTGCTGTTGCACATCGTGGACGAATGTCCGCGGTCATTCCACATCGTCTACCTGGTCCGCCGAGACGTGCCGTTCATACACGTCGTGGACCGCATAATCACCACGTTCGTAGAAAGCGGCATCGTCAACAGTTGGTTTATGCACGCGAAACCGTTCCGGCCGATATCCGATTACCATCATCGGAAAGACCCGCACAAAGTGTTCACGTTCAAGAACGTGGTGATCGCGTTCCTGTGCCTCATGATCGGACTGATCGCGAGCGGTATCGCTTTCGTCGCGGAGCTCGTCTACTTCCACAAGTTCGCCAGTCCGGAAAACTCGGCCGCCGACACACGCGGCCCGTTCCCGAGgaacataatgttattttattcggGGCCACGGCCGCCGAACGGGTTTGAACACGAGGCAATGCCCCGacgccaataa
- the LOC132939293 gene encoding uncharacterized protein LOC132939293 isoform X2: MTDADASCGHVIIYAHTIGERVHSSLSSTRIADIMMNVARAVYRAIALLTTSAAVGRLLPATDLSPAAYNQNTPTVIEVCRMTAVDLAQQPFAMSVVALGATPAGFLRTVHDLIGMAVLMHTPATDHGPDVTRANSGSRAVLVIVDDDSDDDIESVDAVLGLFVNGTVAVALDQLSHYVIWLTRPGAVNHPTVGALFRAAWRRRSAGNVVVIGSEATYTYNPFRDAVTEWPVDTAGLRAVARQRMTDLNGHPVRICMFPTRLKAVKQPDGSYKGMDGIVAATLAKHMNFTPIYSEPSDGGKYGWAEANSESVGSESNSAVTADNGTDSNYTYTGLLGDLVHNKVDMAFNGVFLDAYESNNTIQYTTPVMFDELCFVVPKAQQMSQWRAIFTAFDVRLWYCLAGSFIVALGAWTLIRRTTNKPYTLTLLSINLFRVFLMVPLNRVPSNVSERLMVVSTVLFGFIMATSLQAVMVKYLSYPKYERDVATVQELYDTGMPVLSASNNLILLFESDERPLYTKMSDRFSIVNNKSLDILGEVASKRASQINFEWLSSNKSGKNKRIELRPRSGGKTIWWKKSPARTWKTTKCCCTSWTNVRGHSTSSTWSAETCRSYTSWTA, encoded by the exons aTGACGGACGCCGACGCGTCCTGTGGACACGTCATTATTTATGCGCATACGATCGGTGAACGCGTTCACTCGTCGTTGTCGTCCACGCGCATTGCGGACATCATGATGAACGTCGCCCGCGCCGTCTATAGAGCCATCGCCCTGCTAACCACGTCCGCGGCCGTCGGCCGTCTACTTCCGGCCACCGACCTCTCGCCGGCGGCGTACAATCAAAACACGCCGACAGTGATCGAAGTGTGCCGGATGACCGCCGTCGACTTGGCCCAGCAGCCGTTCGCGATGTCCGTGGTCGCGTTGGGTGCGACGCCCGCCGGGTTCCTGAGAACGGTACACGACCTGATTGGCATGGCCGTATTGATGCACACGCCAGCGACGGATCACGGCCCGGACGTGACACGCGCCAATAGTGGTAGCCGGGCGGTGTTGGTGATCGTCGACGACGACAGCGACGACGACATCGAATCAGTGGACGCCGTGCTCGGTCTGTTCGTCAACGGCACGGTAGCAGTCGCGTTGGACCAACTGTCGCACTACGTAATTTGGCTGACCCGGCCGGGCGCGGTCAACCACCCGACGGTCGGGGCACTGTTCCGGGCCGCCTGGCGACGGCGATCCGCTGGCAATGTAGTGGTCATAGGGTCCGAGGCCACGTACACGTACAACCCGTTCCGGGACGCGGTCACTGAGTGGCCGGTGGACACGGCTGGGCTGCGCGCGGTCGCCCGGCAGAGGATGACCGACCTGAACGGTCATCCGGTTCGCATATGCATGTTCCCCACCCGGCTCAAAGCGGTCAAGCAGCCGGATGGCTCGTACAAGGGAATGGATGGAATCGTTGCGGCCACGCTGGCCAAGCACATGAACTTCACGCCCATCTACAGCGAGCCCAGCGACGGCGGCAAGTACGGCTGGGCCGAAGCCAACTCCGAGTCCGTCGGCTCCGAATCCAATTCCGCGGTCACCGCCGATAACGGTACAGACTCAAATTACACGTACACAGGCCTGTTGGGCGATCTGGTGCACAACAAAGTAGACATGGCGTTCAACGGAGTCTTTCTCGAT GCATACGAATCCAACAACACGATCCAATACACGACACCGGTGATGTTCGATGAGCTGTGTTTCGTCGTGCCCAAGGCGCAACAAATGAGTCAATGGCGTGCTATATTTACGGCGTTCGACGTGCGACTTTGGTACTGTCTGGCCGGCTCGTTTATCGTGGCTCTGGGTGCATGGACCCTAATACGGCGCACAACAAACAAACCGTACACTCTCACCCTTCTGTCCATAAACTTGTTCAGAGTTTTCTTGATGGTACCCCTGAATCGAGTGCCGAGCAACGTATCCGAACGGTTAATGGTCGTTTCCACCGTCCTGTTCGGGTTCATCATGGCCACCAGTCTGCAAGCGGTCATGGTCAAGTACCTGAGCTATCCGAAATACGAACGGGACGTGGCCACCGTGCAAGAACTCTACGACACCGGCATGCCGGTGCTTTCGGCTTCCAATAATCTGATATTGCTATTCGAGTCCGACGAAAGACCGCTGTACACGAAGATGTCAGATCGATTTTCAATTGTCAACAACAAGTCCTTAGACATACTCGGTGAAGTGGCGAGTAAACGG GCTTcccaaattaattttgaatggtTGAGTTCGAATAAATCCGGCAAAAACAAACGCATCGA ACTTCGGCCGCGATCGGGAGGAAAAACGATCTGGTGGAAAAAATCGCCAGCTCGTACGTGGAAAACAACGAAGTGCTGTTGCACATCGTGGACGAATGTCCGCGGTCATTCCACATCGTCTACCTGGTCCGCCGAGACGTGCCGTTCATACACGTCGTGGACCGCATAA